A stretch of Saccharothrix texasensis DNA encodes these proteins:
- a CDS encoding tetratricopeptide repeat protein: MTGTNSRSIVCADAGNTDALNNLGVLLAEQERADEAEDHFRRAIDAGNTDALNNLGVLLAEQERADAAKQLYRD; encoded by the coding sequence ATGACCGGCACGAACAGCAGGTCGATCGTGTGCGCCGACGCAGGCAACACCGACGCCCTCAACAACCTGGGCGTTCTGCTGGCGGAGCAGGAACGCGCCGACGAAGCCGAAGACCACTTCCGCCGCGCCATCGACGCAGGCAACACCGACGCCCTCAACAACCTGGGCGTTCTGCTGGCAGAGCAGGAACGCGCCGACGCAGCCAAGCAGCTTTACCGCGACTGA